The following are encoded in a window of Acidobacteriota bacterium genomic DNA:
- a CDS encoding TonB family protein, with the protein MTIRKTKIVVMTGFLLLLSSLLILSSSTNAQKRRTGGSAPRAAQPAAQFKTCPVCNGSGKTHEHVSKYEEVRCYNCAGRGIVQCTGKYSFPVGFPHNRSDSFNCELCKGTGWKNCSVCGGSGTRSEDKSYDVTNVCQTCKGNGRVQMTRVEIRAKAEAEEAIRREAAKAKAEAEEAIRREAAKAKAEAEEPIRRERKIKKLREQNLIIQVSSDVLQDSAIKKVQPQFPTIAKSARVQGLVQVQLLVSDEGDVLDASIISGHPLLRNAALEAARKWMFKPTKVDGVLVGVQGILSFNFTLQ; encoded by the coding sequence ATGACCATTCGCAAAACCAAGATCGTTGTGATGACAGGCTTTCTACTTCTTTTGTCGAGCCTGCTCATCCTCAGCAGTTCAACGAACGCCCAAAAAAGAAGGACAGGCGGCAGTGCTCCAAGAGCAGCTCAACCGGCGGCGCAGTTCAAAACCTGCCCCGTCTGCAATGGCTCTGGCAAAACCCATGAGCACGTCTCCAAATATGAGGAAGTCAGGTGTTACAACTGCGCTGGGCGCGGGATTGTACAGTGTACTGGTAAATATTCATTTCCTGTTGGGTTTCCTCATAATCGTTCGGATTCATTCAATTGCGAGCTATGTAAAGGCACGGGTTGGAAAAATTGTTCTGTATGTGGCGGCAGCGGAACGAGGAGCGAGGATAAAAGCTACGACGTAACCAACGTCTGTCAAACTTGCAAGGGCAACGGGCGCGTTCAAATGACTCGAGTGGAGATCAGAGCAAAGGCCGAAGCTGAAGAAGCAATAAGAAGAGAAGCGGCTAAAGCGAAGGCTGAAGCTGAAGAAGCAATAAGAAGAGAAGCGGCTAAGGCGAAGGCTGAAGCCGAAGAACCAATAAGAAGAGAACGAAAGATAAAGAAGCTACGCGAACAAAATCTCATCATTCAAGTTTCCAGTGATGTCCTACAGGACAGTGCGATTAAGAAAGTGCAGCCCCAATTTCCGACAATTGCCAAATCCGCCAGAGTTCAAGGTTTAGTCCAAGTGCAATTGTTAGTTTCTGATGAAGGAGATGTTCTTGATGCCTCAATCATTAGCGGTCATCCGCTATTACGAAACGCAGCATTGGAAGCAGCTAGGAAGTGGATGTTTAAACCTACTAAAGTAGACGGGGTATTGGTGGGAGTACAGGGAATCCTAAGCTTTAATTTCACTCTGCAATGA
- the tnpA gene encoding IS200/IS605 family transposase gives MANTYTQIYIQVVFAVQGRQCLIQPEHKEEIYKYMTGIVTNQEQKLLQINGVADHVHLLIGLKPSIALSDLVRDIKAGSSKFINEQGWIRGKFHWQEGFGAFSYGHSQLDTVIRYIQNQESHHQQKSFKNEYLGLLRNFDIAFEDKYVFDFLEDGAPPAP, from the coding sequence ATGGCTAACACCTACACGCAGATTTACATTCAGGTAGTCTTTGCCGTGCAAGGCAGGCAATGCCTGATTCAGCCTGAACACAAAGAAGAGATTTACAAATACATGACCGGCATCGTTACCAATCAAGAGCAGAAGCTGCTGCAAATCAATGGCGTAGCCGATCACGTACATTTGCTAATCGGCTTGAAACCCAGCATCGCGTTGTCTGATTTGGTCAGAGACATCAAAGCCGGTTCATCGAAGTTCATCAACGAACAGGGTTGGATTCGCGGCAAGTTTCATTGGCAGGAAGGCTTTGGCGCTTTTTCCTACGGGCATTCGCAGTTGGATACGGTGATTCGCTATATCCAGAATCAGGAAAGCCACCATCAGCAGAAGTCGTTCAAGAATGAATATCTGGGATTGCTGCGCAATTTCGACATCGCGTTTGAGGATAAATACGTTTTCGATTTCCTTGAGGACGGCGCACCCCCGGCTCCGTAG
- a CDS encoding toll/interleukin-1 receptor domain-containing protein, with product MADDFNYDVFLSHSAKDKDIVRAVAERLRADGLRVWFDEWILKPGDSIPAKIEEGLEQSRVLVLCMSAQAFGSDWAQLEAGTFRFRDPLNQARRFIPLRLDAAPIKESLAELPYIERACTVHAPTKAVYISSR from the coding sequence ATGGCCGATGATTTCAACTACGACGTATTCCTGAGCCACAGTGCAAAAGACAAAGACATCGTGCGCGCCGTCGCCGAGCGGTTGCGGGCGGACGGGCTGCGCGTGTGGTTCGATGAATGGATATTGAAGCCCGGCGACAGCATTCCGGCGAAGATCGAGGAAGGGTTGGAGCAGTCCCGCGTGCTGGTGCTGTGCATGTCGGCGCAGGCGTTCGGCTCCGACTGGGCGCAGTTGGAAGCGGGCACGTTCCGGTTTCGCGACCCGCTGAACCAGGCGCGCCGCTTCATTCCGCTGCGGCTCGACGCGGCCCCCATCAAAGAGTCGCTGGCGGAATTGCCGTACATCGAACGTGCTTGCACCGTTCACGCTCCCACCAAAGCGGTGTATATTTCTTCGCGCTGA
- a CDS encoding type 1 glutamine amidotransferase, with protein MNIGLLQCDHVAERFQHSAGDYPAMFGALFQRHAPEITLTPFAVCADEWPAALNECAAYITTGSRFSVYDDVPWIHRLKAFVRQIHEAGKPYVGICFGHQMLAEALGGRVAKAPSGWGVGVHACEITQAESPEIWMQPPQRQCWLQYMHQDQVLELPAHAVVLGRSAHCPVAMFRAAPHMLGIQAHPEFTADYSRALLHDRRARIGDERAQQALDSLGQPTDEAVIMQWIAVFLRQATVRGA; from the coding sequence ATGAACATCGGCTTGCTCCAATGCGACCACGTTGCCGAGCGCTTCCAGCACAGCGCGGGCGATTATCCAGCAATGTTTGGCGCGCTGTTCCAACGCCATGCGCCGGAAATCACGCTGACGCCGTTTGCCGTGTGCGCTGACGAATGGCCTGCGGCGTTGAATGAATGCGCGGCCTACATCACGACCGGTTCGCGCTTTTCGGTCTATGACGATGTGCCGTGGATTCACCGGCTGAAAGCGTTTGTGCGCCAGATACACGAGGCGGGCAAGCCGTATGTCGGCATCTGCTTCGGGCACCAGATGCTGGCCGAAGCACTCGGTGGCCGCGTAGCCAAAGCTCCGAGCGGCTGGGGTGTGGGTGTGCACGCCTGCGAAATCACGCAAGCCGAGTCCCCTGAAATATGGATGCAGCCGCCGCAACGCCAATGCTGGTTGCAATACATGCACCAAGATCAAGTGTTGGAACTGCCCGCCCACGCCGTCGTGCTCGGCCGCAGCGCCCATTGCCCCGTCGCCATGTTTCGCGCTGCCCCACACATGCTTGGCATCCAGGCGCACCCCGAATTCACGGCGGATTACAGCCGCGCCCTCTTGCACGACCGCCGCGCGCGCATTGGCGATGAACGTGCGCAACAGGCGCTGGACAGCCTGGGCCAGCCGACCGATGAAGCCGTCATCATGCAATGGATCGCGGTGTTTTTGCGCCAGGCTACGGTACGGGGAGCGTGA
- a CDS encoding aldehyde dehydrogenase family protein produces MNQPIQQTISPIDGTLYVERPLASSAEIDAALTKAVSAQREWRHVPITERAAICRRMAAWCVEHADVLGEELTRQIGRPIVYAPFELRRGFNERIRYLCDIAEHELADIAIEPKENFQRFIRRAPLGTVLVLAPWNYPWLASVNAVVPALLAGNSVILKIAPQTPLVAERYAEAFATAGLPDGVFQYLHIDHAQVAEVIADARINFVAFTGSVAGGHAVQRAASTRFIGTGLELGGKDPAYVRADAQLDATIENLVDGALFNSGQSCCAIERIYVQQDVYDQFAAGFVELTRAYKLGNPLDPATTLGPMVRTEAADKARAHIADAVQKGAQALIDERDFSASQPGTPYLAPQVLVNVDHTMLVMAEETFAPVVGILAVRDDAEAIRLMNDSRYGLTASIWTADVAAALRIGDQIETGTWYMNRCDYLDPALAWAGVKDSGRGCTLSRLGFDSFTRPKSFHLRLKL; encoded by the coding sequence ATGAACCAACCCATTCAACAAACGATTAGCCCAATTGATGGCACCCTTTATGTCGAACGCCCACTGGCCTCAAGCGCGGAAATTGATGCCGCGCTGACCAAAGCCGTCTCTGCCCAACGCGAATGGCGGCACGTCCCCATCACCGAACGCGCCGCCATTTGCCGCCGCATGGCCGCCTGGTGCGTCGAACACGCCGATGTGTTGGGCGAAGAGTTGACGCGCCAGATTGGCCGTCCCATCGTCTATGCGCCCTTTGAATTGCGGCGCGGCTTCAACGAGCGCATCCGGTACCTGTGCGACATCGCCGAACACGAACTCGCCGACATCGCCATTGAACCCAAAGAGAATTTCCAGCGCTTCATCCGCCGCGCGCCGCTCGGCACGGTGCTTGTGCTTGCGCCGTGGAATTACCCTTGGCTGGCGTCGGTCAATGCGGTCGTGCCCGCGTTGCTGGCTGGGAATAGTGTGATTCTGAAAATCGCGCCGCAAACGCCGCTCGTCGCCGAACGTTACGCCGAAGCCTTCGCCACCGCCGGCTTGCCCGACGGCGTCTTTCAATATCTGCACATTGACCACGCGCAAGTCGCCGAAGTCATCGCCGACGCGCGCATCAATTTTGTCGCCTTCACGGGTTCGGTTGCGGGCGGCCACGCGGTGCAACGCGCAGCCAGCACGCGCTTCATCGGGACGGGCCTGGAACTGGGTGGCAAAGACCCAGCCTATGTGCGCGCCGATGCGCAACTCGACGCGACGATTGAAAATCTGGTGGATGGCGCGCTGTTCAATTCGGGCCAGTCCTGCTGCGCCATCGAACGCATCTATGTGCAGCAGGATGTTTACGACCAGTTCGCCGCGGGCTTTGTCGAATTGACCCGGGCATACAAACTCGGCAACCCGCTCGATCCCGCGACGACGCTGGGGCCAATGGTGCGCACTGAAGCCGCCGACAAGGCGCGCGCCCACATCGCCGACGCCGTACAAAAAGGCGCGCAGGCGTTGATTGACGAGCGCGACTTCTCTGCCAGCCAACCCGGCACGCCGTATCTGGCGCCGCAAGTCTTGGTCAACGTAGATCACACGATGCTGGTGATGGCCGAAGAGACCTTCGCCCCCGTCGTCGGCATCCTGGCAGTGCGCGATGACGCAGAGGCAATCCGGTTGATGAATGACAGCCGCTATGGCCTGACGGCTTCGATCTGGACAGCGGATGTCGCAGCCGCCCTACGCATCGGCGATCAGATCGAAACGGGCACCTGGTATATGAACCGCTGCGATTACCTAGACCCGGCGCTGGCGTGGGCAGGCGTCAAAGATTCGGGGCGCGGTTGCACATTATCGCGGCTGGGGTTTGATTCGTTCACGCGGCCCAAGTCATTCCATCTGCGCTTGAAGTTGTAA
- a CDS encoding substrate-binding domain-containing protein: MKKLCLFILCVSVLLACKPAADNASKKPVIAVIPKGVSNFFWQAVKAGAEAAGQETGVTIYWKGPSNETDVTSQVNVVEDAITSRVSAIMIAPSHRDALVPVVERAQRAGIPVTIFDSGIGTENYVSYVSTDNVQGGVMAAERMAAKLGGKGKIAVLGLKAGSVSTDERERGFQDTIKQKFPGIQIAAFQYGEADRAKSLDRATDMLNAQHDLAGFFSSNEPATVGIAQAAKQQNKTGKLTIVGFDSSPNLIEDLRVGALDALIIQNPYRMGYDGVKTLVEKLHGKTPVRRIDTGVKLVTKENLETLEIQQLLGPK; the protein is encoded by the coding sequence ATGAAAAAACTCTGCCTCTTCATTCTTTGCGTGAGCGTCTTGCTCGCCTGCAAACCCGCCGCCGACAACGCCAGCAAAAAGCCGGTCATCGCCGTCATTCCCAAAGGCGTTTCCAACTTCTTTTGGCAAGCCGTCAAAGCAGGCGCGGAAGCCGCAGGGCAAGAAACGGGCGTGACGATTTATTGGAAAGGCCCTTCGAACGAAACCGATGTGACCAGCCAGGTCAACGTCGTCGAAGACGCTATCACCAGCCGCGTCAGCGCCATTATGATCGCGCCCTCGCATCGTGACGCGCTGGTGCCGGTGGTCGAACGCGCGCAACGCGCCGGCATTCCCGTGACGATTTTTGATTCGGGTATCGGCACTGAAAATTATGTTTCGTATGTCTCGACCGACAACGTGCAGGGCGGCGTGATGGCGGCGGAGCGCATGGCGGCGAAGCTGGGCGGCAAAGGCAAAATTGCGGTCTTAGGATTGAAAGCTGGTTCCGTCTCGACCGATGAGCGCGAACGTGGTTTTCAGGATACGATCAAACAGAAATTCCCTGGCATTCAGATCGCGGCCTTTCAATACGGCGAAGCCGACCGCGCCAAATCGCTGGATCGCGCGACCGACATGCTGAACGCACAGCACGATCTGGCCGGCTTTTTCTCTTCCAATGAACCCGCCACGGTGGGCATTGCGCAAGCGGCCAAGCAACAAAACAAGACCGGCAAGCTGACCATCGTTGGTTTCGATTCCAGTCCGAACTTGATTGAAGACTTACGTGTCGGGGCGCTTGATGCGTTGATCATTCAAAACCCGTATCGCATGGGTTATGACGGCGTGAAAACGCTGGTCGAAAAGCTGCATGGCAAAACGCCCGTGCGCCGCATTGATACGGGCGTGAAGCTGGTGACGAAGGAAAATCTGGAGACGCTGGAGATTCAGCAATTGCTGGGGCCGAAGTAA
- a CDS encoding glucose 1-dehydrogenase produces the protein MRLQNKVALITGASGGIGRETALLFAREGAAVVCVDVNDAEGAETVRLIQAARGNAAYIHADVSQAADCARMVEFAESEFGQLNILFNNAGIMHHSDDNAVTTEESIWDLTMNINAKGVFLGCKFGIPALRRAGGGSIINTASFVAVLGAATPQVAYTASKGAVLALTRELAVIHARENIRVNALCPGPLRTELLMSYLNTDEKKQRRLVHIPMGRFGEAKEIAYAALYLASDESSYVTGTDFLVDGGITAAYVTPE, from the coding sequence ATGCGCTTACAAAACAAAGTCGCCCTCATCACCGGCGCCAGTGGCGGCATTGGCCGCGAAACAGCGCTGCTCTTTGCGCGTGAAGGCGCCGCTGTCGTGTGCGTTGACGTCAACGATGCCGAAGGCGCGGAAACCGTCAGACTGATTCAAGCGGCGCGCGGCAATGCGGCCTACATCCACGCCGATGTGTCACAAGCCGCCGACTGCGCCCGCATGGTCGAATTTGCCGAAAGCGAATTCGGCCAACTCAACATTCTGTTCAACAACGCCGGCATCATGCATCACAGCGATGACAACGCCGTCACCACCGAAGAATCCATCTGGGATTTGACGATGAACATCAACGCCAAGGGCGTCTTTCTGGGCTGCAAATTCGGCATCCCGGCGCTGCGGCGCGCAGGTGGCGGTTCGATCATCAATACGGCTTCCTTTGTCGCGGTGTTGGGCGCGGCCACACCGCAGGTCGCTTACACCGCCAGCAAAGGCGCGGTGCTCGCGCTGACGCGCGAATTGGCCGTCATCCACGCGCGCGAAAACATCCGCGTCAATGCGCTCTGCCCGGGGCCGCTGCGCACCGAATTGCTGATGAGCTATCTGAATACGGATGAAAAGAAGCAGCGGCGGCTGGTGCACATTCCGATGGGACGCTTTGGCGAAGCGAAGGAGATTGCTTACGCCGCGCTCTATCTGGCATCGGATGAGTCGTCGTATGTGACGGGCACGGACTTTTTGGTGGATGGCGGCATCACGGCGGCGTATGTCACGCCGGAATAA
- a CDS encoding Uma2 family endonuclease: protein MAHALAQQSYDYQDILETIVTEDDEPVDNLFSAKQQRLLARTLYASWTPQPNEEKPKQRRKFLADVNVGVFFALHEPPLVPDFFLSLDVQPHKNWYAKAHRSYFVWEFGKVPEAVIEIVSNRKGGELTGKLKDYARMGVTYYVVYDPEQQLSKDVLRVYEIGFGKRYRLREDNQLPELGLGLTLWRGVFEAQPDTWLRWCDATGKLIPTGEERAHTAETEVEKLRAELARLKRKPAKKRAAK from the coding sequence ATGGCACACGCACTTGCACAGCAATCTTACGATTATCAAGACATCCTCGAAACTATTGTCACGGAGGACGATGAACCGGTGGACAATCTATTTTCAGCCAAACAGCAACGGTTGCTGGCGCGCACGCTTTATGCTTCGTGGACGCCGCAGCCCAACGAAGAAAAGCCGAAACAGCGCCGCAAATTTCTGGCCGATGTGAACGTCGGTGTTTTTTTCGCCTTGCACGAACCGCCGCTCGTGCCGGATTTCTTTCTCAGTCTGGATGTGCAACCGCATAAGAACTGGTACGCCAAAGCGCATCGCTCCTACTTCGTCTGGGAGTTCGGCAAAGTCCCCGAAGCCGTCATCGAAATCGTATCCAACCGCAAGGGCGGCGAACTGACCGGCAAGCTCAAGGACTACGCGCGTATGGGCGTGACCTATTATGTGGTTTATGACCCTGAGCAGCAGTTGAGCAAAGACGTGCTGCGCGTTTATGAAATCGGCTTCGGCAAACGCTACCGCTTGCGCGAAGACAACCAGTTGCCCGAACTCGGCTTGGGCCTGACGCTGTGGCGCGGTGTTTTTGAAGCTCAGCCTGACACTTGGTTGCGCTGGTGCGACGCCACCGGCAAATTGATTCCGACTGGTGAAGAGCGCGCTCACACTGCCGAAACCGAAGTCGAAAAGTTGCGCGCCGAACTCGCCCGCCTCAAACGCAAACCCGCCAAGAAACGTGCCGCGAAGTAG
- a CDS encoding amino acid adenylation domain-containing protein — protein MSQVAQLELNCAAQQTDAAPIFLHQFFEQAAARWPNRPALEIPPGLGRPARRNLTYAELNQQAETLAAFLNRFVTGESTVAILLPRGSEFLYSSQLATLKAGAAYTCIDRAFPDEQVRDILTDSDAVALLTNQAGVARARLANLLPGRVFDVAELLAQARELPAPAPPAWLTPESLAYIIYTSGTTGRPKGVMIEHRGIVNLVDYDINEFKLTPDDRVSQNSSPSYDSSVEEAWFAWAVGAALVVMDEETARLGPDLLPWLQRERITVLCPPPTMLRTLGHAAPEKQLPDLRLLYVGGEVLPQDLADRWAEGRRFENGYGPTECTVTATHTTIQPGAPITIGRPVRGIEAWVLNDKLEEVPDGQSGELCLSGIGLARGYRHRPELTAQKFPTHPRLGRIYRTGDLVERAPDGNLIFHGRIDAQVKLRGYRIELEAIEARLAECAGVREAACCVQGTGAQQALVAFVVPEQEHTPDFEALKEALRAVLPTYMVPHRFAVLDAIPTTVSGKTDRKALPVLEAQERARAAIAPRNELETRLAAAVREVLQLSDAVSIEDDFFNVLGGDSLHAAMLVSRLRDDPLTAFVDTRDLYEARTIAELAKRAHDEAEFAQIPIADSARPMGKPVLATFVQTLWLLAELVVGASAAYFIAFDALPFLLHRLGVIPFFLLSPVLFFATLLLYTPLAIGFAVLVKRVLIGRYEAISAPAWSGFYVRNWMVQQAVRVIPWTLLEGTVFQIYALRALGARIGERVHIHRGVNLTEGGWDLLDIGDDVTLSQDAHLRLVDLEDGQIVIGPITLGAGSTLEIRAGVGQHTVLEPAAYLTSLSSLANGGRIPRGEKWDGIPAQHAGTAPLRPTLPPNQADLSPLAHGIALLIARLTLAAVIAVPLELPFVILAEVYGFDAEAALDWLSLPSFDARVLLLSLLCVVLPVPGALVLEALAERALGRVPTGVISRWSLAYIRVWLKTELVQSASNWLSGTLFWPVWLRLAGMRIGRGCEISTITDVVPEHIEIGPETFFADGIYLSGPVIQRGTVTLKQTRLSQNTFLGNHVVIPSGQQLPEDILIGVSSVADDEVIRPGSSWFGHPLFELPRREVIEVDRSLTHDPSLIRYINRVFWELLRFGVPVVPVLILPLWYRLLMVAEKLVSRPVFRLAAVPLASLGTAGLFCVFVLLLKWLLLARVQPGVHPLWSCWCSRWDFLYVAWAFLASPLLAPLEGTLWLAWYLRAMGMHIGRGVLMGRGFTHVVDPDMLHFEDGATVSCQFQAHTFEDRVLKIDHVWLRPHSTVSHNAVLLYGADIGAYTQVAAHSVVMKRESLLPKRFYAGCPTRPMAREN, from the coding sequence ATGAGCCAGGTCGCTCAACTTGAGTTGAACTGTGCGGCGCAACAGACTGACGCCGCTCCCATTTTCCTACACCAATTTTTTGAACAGGCCGCCGCGCGTTGGCCAAATCGCCCAGCCTTGGAAATCCCGCCGGGCCTGGGACGCCCCGCGCGCCGCAATCTGACGTATGCCGAACTCAATCAACAGGCTGAGACGCTCGCCGCGTTTCTCAACCGTTTTGTCACGGGCGAAAGCACTGTCGCCATCCTGCTGCCGCGCGGCAGCGAATTTCTCTACAGCAGCCAGTTGGCCACGCTCAAGGCGGGCGCGGCTTATACCTGCATTGATCGCGCTTTCCCCGACGAACAGGTGCGCGACATCCTGACCGATTCCGATGCCGTCGCCTTGCTGACCAATCAGGCGGGCGTTGCGCGCGCGCGGCTGGCGAACCTGCTGCCGGGCCGCGTATTCGATGTTGCCGAGTTGTTGGCACAGGCGCGCGAACTGCCTGCGCCCGCGCCGCCCGCGTGGCTTACGCCCGAAAGTCTGGCCTACATCATTTACACCTCCGGCACGACGGGCCGCCCCAAAGGCGTGATGATCGAACATCGCGGTATCGTCAATTTGGTTGATTACGACATCAATGAATTCAAGCTGACGCCGGATGACCGCGTCTCACAAAACTCTTCGCCCTCTTACGACTCTTCGGTGGAAGAAGCCTGGTTCGCCTGGGCCGTGGGCGCGGCCTTGGTCGTGATGGATGAAGAGACCGCGCGGCTGGGGCCGGATTTGCTGCCGTGGCTGCAACGCGAACGCATCACCGTGCTGTGCCCGCCGCCGACGATGTTGCGCACGCTGGGTCACGCTGCGCCCGAAAAACAACTGCCCGACTTGCGGCTGCTCTATGTCGGCGGCGAAGTCTTGCCGCAGGATTTGGCGGATCGTTGGGCTGAAGGGCGACGTTTTGAAAACGGCTACGGGCCAACCGAATGCACGGTGACGGCGACGCACACCACTATTCAACCGGGCGCGCCGATCACGATTGGCCGCCCTGTGCGCGGCATTGAAGCCTGGGTGCTCAATGACAAACTCGAAGAAGTCCCCGACGGACAATCCGGCGAATTGTGTTTGAGCGGCATCGGGCTGGCGCGCGGCTATCGCCATCGTCCCGAATTGACGGCGCAGAAATTCCCCACGCATCCGCGCCTGGGGCGCATTTATCGCACCGGCGATCTGGTCGAACGTGCGCCTGACGGCAACCTGATCTTTCACGGACGCATTGACGCCCAGGTCAAGCTGCGCGGCTATCGCATCGAACTCGAAGCCATCGAAGCGCGCCTGGCCGAATGCGCGGGCGTGCGCGAAGCCGCCTGCTGCGTGCAAGGCACGGGCGCGCAACAAGCGCTGGTGGCATTTGTCGTGCCGGAACAAGAGCACACGCCCGACTTTGAAGCGTTGAAAGAAGCGTTGCGCGCGGTGCTGCCAACTTACATGGTGCCGCACCGTTTCGCCGTGTTGGACGCGATTCCGACCACGGTCAGCGGCAAGACGGATCGCAAGGCGCTGCCTGTGCTCGAAGCGCAAGAACGCGCGCGAGCCGCCATCGCGCCGCGCAACGAATTGGAAACACGGCTGGCGGCCGCCGTCCGCGAAGTCTTGCAACTGAGCGATGCCGTTTCTATCGAAGACGATTTCTTCAACGTGTTGGGCGGTGATTCGCTGCACGCGGCGATGCTGGTCTCGCGGCTGCGCGATGATCCGCTGACGGCGTTTGTGGACACGCGCGATCTTTATGAAGCGCGCACCATCGCCGAACTCGCCAAACGCGCGCACGACGAAGCCGAGTTCGCGCAAATCCCCATTGCTGACAGCGCCCGGCCTATGGGCAAGCCCGTGCTGGCGACGTTTGTACAAACGCTCTGGCTGTTGGCCGAATTGGTGGTGGGCGCTTCGGCAGCCTATTTCATCGCCTTCGACGCCTTGCCGTTTTTGCTGCACCGGCTGGGCGTGATTCCGTTTTTCCTGCTCTCGCCGGTGCTCTTCTTTGCGACCTTGTTGCTTTACACGCCGCTGGCTATCGGGTTTGCCGTGCTGGTCAAACGCGTTTTGATCGGGCGTTACGAAGCAATCAGTGCGCCCGCGTGGAGCGGTTTTTATGTGCGCAACTGGATGGTGCAGCAGGCTGTGCGCGTCATCCCATGGACGTTGTTAGAAGGCACGGTTTTTCAAATCTATGCGCTGCGGGCGTTGGGCGCGCGCATCGGCGAACGTGTGCACATTCATCGCGGCGTCAATCTGACCGAAGGCGGCTGGGATTTGCTCGACATCGGCGACGACGTGACGCTCAGCCAGGATGCGCATCTGCGCTTGGTTGATTTGGAAGACGGCCAGATTGTCATCGGCCCCATCACGCTCGGCGCGGGCAGCACGCTCGAAATCCGTGCGGGCGTCGGCCAGCACACTGTGCTCGAACCCGCAGCCTATCTGACTTCGCTGTCGTCGCTGGCAAATGGCGGGCGTATTCCGCGCGGCGAAAAGTGGGACGGCATCCCCGCCCAGCACGCGGGGACAGCGCCGCTACGTCCGACCTTGCCACCAAATCAAGCGGACCTTTCGCCGTTGGCGCACGGGATTGCGTTGCTGATCGCGCGTCTGACGCTGGCTGCGGTGATCGCGGTGCCGCTGGAATTGCCCTTTGTGATTCTGGCCGAAGTGTATGGCTTCGACGCCGAGGCCGCGCTGGATTGGCTGTCGTTGCCATCGTTTGATGCGCGCGTGTTGCTGCTCTCGTTGCTCTGTGTCGTCTTGCCCGTGCCCGGCGCATTAGTGCTCGAAGCGCTGGCCGAACGCGCCTTGGGCCGCGTGCCGACGGGCGTCATCAGCCGTTGGAGCCTGGCGTACATTCGCGTCTGGCTGAAAACGGAGTTGGTGCAATCGGCCAGCAATTGGCTGAGCGGCACGCTCTTTTGGCCGGTCTGGTTGCGGCTGGCTGGCATGCGCATCGGGCGCGGTTGCGAAATCAGCACGATCACAGACGTTGTGCCCGAACACATCGAAATCGGCCCGGAGACCTTCTTTGCCGATGGCATTTATCTGAGCGGCCCGGTTATTCAGCGTGGCACCGTCACGCTGAAACAAACGCGGCTGAGCCAGAACACCTTCCTCGGCAATCACGTCGTCATTCCTTCCGGCCAGCAACTGCCCGAAGACATCTTGATTGGCGTCAGCAGCGTCGCGGATGATGAAGTCATTCGCCCCGGCAGTTCGTGGTTCGGCCATCCGCTCTTTGAATTGCCGCGCCGCGAAGTCATCGAAGTTGACCGCAGCCTGACGCACGATCCTTCGCTCATCCGCTACATCAACCGCGTCTTTTGGGAACTGTTGCGTTTCGGCGTCCCCGTCGTGCCGGTGCTGATCTTGCCGCTTTGGTATCGGCTACTGATGGTCGCTGAAAAACTGGTCTCACGCCCCGTTTTTCGTTTGGCGGCCGTCCCGCTGGCGAGCCTGGGGACGGCGGGCCTTTTCTGTGTCTTTGTGCTGTTGCTCAAATGGTTGCTGCTCGCGCGCGTGCAGCCCGGCGTGCATCCGCTCTGGTCGTGTTGGTGCAGCCGCTGGGATTTCCTGTATGTAGCTTGGGCCTTTCTCGCCAGCCCGTTGCTAGCGCCGCTCGAAGGCACGTTGTGGCTGGCGTGGTACTTGCGCGCGATGGGCATGCACATCGGGCGCGGTGTTTTGATGGGGCGCGGCTTCACGCACGTCGTTGATCCCGACATGCTGCATTTCGAGGACGGCGCGACCGTGAGTTGCCAGTTCCAGGCGCACACCTTTGAAGATCGCGTGCTGAAAATTGATCACGTCTGGCTACGCCCGCACAGCACCGTGTCGCACAACGCCGTGTTGCTGTATGGCGCGGACATCGGCGCTTACACACAGGTCGCCGCGCACAGCGTCGTGATGAAGCGCGAGAGTTTGCTGCCCAAACGTTTTTATGCGGGTTGTCCGACACGTCCAATGGCGCGGGAAAATTAG